A window from Xiphophorus maculatus strain JP 163 A chromosome 17, X_maculatus-5.0-male, whole genome shotgun sequence encodes these proteins:
- the c17h11orf98 gene encoding uncharacterized protein C11orf98 homolog: MAPPGGKINRPKTELGKKLFKRRRVLGRQKKKQNQIIGAVVDQDLITVHHLKKRRSSPRANITLSGKKRRKLLKQLQHLQTEKSSMEVEPEPQKKKISSSSSSAAPKKRKKKGPGCHGDVEMEDVE; this comes from the exons ATGGCGCCTCCAGGGGGGAAGATAAACAGACCCAAGACG GAGCTCGGGAAGAAGCTCTTTAAGCGGCGCCGGGTTCTGGGCCggcagaagaagaagcagaaccAGATCATTGGAGCCGTAGTAGACCAAGACCTCATCACCGTCCATCACCTGAAGAAGAGGCG GTCCAGCCCCAGAGCCAACATCACGCTCTCTGGGAAGAAGAGGCGGAAGCtactgaagcagctgcagcacctgCAGACGGAGAAGTCATCCATGGAAG tggaaccagaaccacagaagaagaagatctcctcttcatcatcatcagctgctccaaagaagaggaagaagaaggggcctggttgccatggagatgtgGAGATGGAGGATGTGGAGTGA